A window of Longispora fulva contains these coding sequences:
- a CDS encoding YibE/F family protein, which yields MHAHHQHGPPRPGQRDIRAVTLAIIIPLGAVIAVAMLWLWPFHGHAADVPQGPPRVDGTVTALHRVPCDQAPADQQPPLGAQAGPNGCGTATVRLTAGTATGTDVTVRLPNGPTAPVLAAGDEVVLTVSAGPAYQIQDARRGGQLWALGIAFALAVIAFGRWSGVGALAGLAVTFAVLLLFVVPAILAGKPPLAVAIVGSAAIMLTVLYITHGLHASTSVAVAGTLASLILTGVLSSIAVTAMHLTGVTDDSDSYLATVYHVNMPGLLLAGILIGSLGVLDDVTVTQAATVEELAHANPSYSSRQLYRAATRVGRAHIASVINTIILAYAGASLPLLVLIAAGNQPLGQVLTDQIIAQEVVRSLIGTLGLIAAVPITTGLAAFTARHPLTRPGARSAH from the coding sequence ATGCATGCCCACCACCAGCACGGGCCGCCCCGGCCCGGCCAGCGCGACATCCGGGCGGTGACCCTCGCGATCATCATCCCCCTCGGCGCGGTCATCGCCGTCGCCATGCTCTGGCTGTGGCCGTTTCACGGACACGCCGCCGACGTCCCCCAAGGACCGCCACGCGTCGACGGCACAGTCACCGCACTGCACCGCGTGCCGTGCGACCAGGCCCCGGCCGACCAGCAGCCGCCGCTGGGCGCACAGGCCGGCCCGAACGGCTGCGGCACCGCGACCGTCCGCCTGACCGCAGGCACCGCGACCGGCACCGACGTGACCGTGCGCCTACCCAACGGCCCCACCGCACCCGTGCTCGCCGCAGGCGACGAGGTGGTGCTGACCGTGTCCGCGGGGCCGGCGTACCAGATCCAAGACGCCCGCCGCGGCGGGCAACTATGGGCCCTCGGCATTGCGTTCGCCCTGGCCGTGATCGCCTTCGGACGATGGAGCGGAGTCGGAGCCCTCGCTGGCCTCGCGGTCACGTTCGCGGTACTGCTGCTGTTCGTCGTGCCGGCGATCCTCGCCGGAAAGCCCCCACTGGCGGTAGCCATCGTCGGCTCGGCCGCGATCATGCTCACCGTCCTGTACATCACCCACGGCCTGCACGCCTCGACGTCCGTCGCGGTGGCCGGCACCCTGGCGAGCCTCATCCTCACCGGGGTGTTGTCCTCCATCGCCGTCACGGCGATGCACCTGACCGGGGTCACCGACGACTCCGACAGCTATCTGGCGACCGTGTACCACGTCAACATGCCCGGCCTGCTCCTCGCCGGCATCCTCATCGGCTCGCTCGGAGTCCTCGACGACGTCACCGTCACCCAGGCCGCCACCGTCGAAGAACTCGCGCACGCCAACCCCAGCTACAGCAGCCGGCAACTCTACCGGGCCGCGACCCGCGTCGGGCGCGCACACATCGCCTCCGTCATCAACACGATCATCCTGGCGTACGCCGGCGCGTCACTGCCGCTACTTGTCCTCATCGCCGCCGGAAACCAACCCCTCGGCCAGGTACTCACTGACCAGATCATCGCCCAGGAAGTCGTCCGCAGCCTCATCGGCACCCTGGGCCTCATCGCCGCCGTGCCGATCACCACAGGACTGGCCGCTTTCACGGCCCGCCACCCCCTCACCCGTCCCGGGGCCCGGTCCGCGCACTGA
- a CDS encoding M4 family metallopeptidase, whose protein sequence is MKLPQRILTVGGALALTVAAAGTAAAVTAPADTLAAAPTALAAHASAMQATASLVASRPSYLKASADDTFVQHEAVASHGTQYVAYDRTYKGLKVTGGDFVLATDGFGQLKFASVAQDHAIGNLSVTPQVAQAAAEATAKAKIVAPTLEGTQLVVFALGGTPTLAWESTVHGHTAQGGATRQTVDVDAVTGKVLASKEHVTNGTGNSAYNGPVTIATSGSGSSFSMTDPTQTNLSCQDAANNTTFTKSSDSWGNGSAANKETGCVDALFATQTEVKMLSQWLGRNGLDGSGGAWPIRVGLADVNAYYDGTQVQIGHNNANQWISSIDVVAHENGHGIDDHTPGGISGNGTQEWIADSFGAATEYFANEPAPYDTPDWTVGESINLVGTGPIRNMYNPSLVNGNPNCYSSSIPSGEVHAVAGPGNHWDYLVAMGSNPAGGPVSPTCNSTTITGIGVQKWITVLYNAMLMKTSSASYLKYRTWTLQAAKNLYGATGCTEFNTVKAAWDAVSVPAQAGDPTCTGGGTPTPTPTKTTSPSPSASPTASPTSTPGTCSGQKLGNPGFETGTATPWTATSGVLDSGTTQPAHGGSWKAWMNGYGSSHTDTLSQSVAIPAGCHATLSFYLHIDTAETGSTVYDKLTVTAGSTTLATYSNVNAAAGYVLRTFDVSSLAGTTATIKFNGVEDSSLQTSFVIDDTALTLS, encoded by the coding sequence GTGAAACTCCCTCAACGGATACTGACCGTGGGTGGCGCACTCGCGCTCACCGTGGCCGCGGCCGGAACCGCTGCGGCCGTCACGGCACCCGCTGACACCCTGGCCGCGGCGCCCACGGCGCTCGCCGCGCACGCCTCGGCCATGCAGGCCACCGCGTCGCTCGTCGCCAGCCGGCCGTCGTACCTGAAGGCCAGCGCCGACGACACCTTCGTCCAGCACGAGGCCGTCGCCTCGCACGGGACGCAGTACGTGGCCTACGACCGCACCTACAAGGGCCTCAAGGTCACCGGCGGCGACTTCGTGCTCGCCACCGACGGGTTCGGCCAGCTGAAGTTCGCCTCCGTCGCCCAGGACCACGCGATCGGCAACCTGTCGGTCACCCCGCAGGTCGCCCAGGCGGCCGCTGAGGCCACCGCGAAGGCCAAGATCGTGGCGCCGACGCTCGAGGGCACCCAGCTCGTGGTGTTCGCGCTGGGCGGCACCCCGACCCTGGCCTGGGAGTCCACCGTGCACGGCCACACCGCGCAGGGCGGCGCGACCCGCCAGACGGTGGACGTCGACGCGGTCACCGGCAAGGTGCTCGCCAGCAAGGAGCACGTCACCAACGGCACGGGCAACTCGGCCTACAACGGCCCGGTCACCATCGCCACCTCCGGCTCGGGCAGCTCCTTCTCGATGACGGACCCGACGCAGACGAACCTCAGCTGCCAGGACGCGGCGAACAACACCACGTTCACCAAGTCCTCCGACAGCTGGGGCAACGGCTCGGCGGCCAACAAGGAGACCGGCTGCGTCGACGCGCTGTTCGCGACGCAGACCGAGGTCAAGATGCTCTCGCAGTGGCTGGGCCGCAACGGCCTGGACGGCTCCGGCGGCGCGTGGCCGATCCGGGTCGGCCTGGCTGACGTCAACGCCTACTACGACGGCACGCAGGTCCAGATCGGGCACAACAACGCCAACCAGTGGATCTCCTCGATCGACGTCGTCGCCCACGAGAACGGCCACGGCATCGACGACCACACCCCCGGCGGCATCTCCGGCAACGGTACCCAGGAGTGGATCGCCGACTCCTTCGGCGCGGCGACCGAGTACTTCGCCAACGAGCCGGCGCCGTACGACACCCCGGACTGGACCGTCGGCGAGTCGATCAACCTCGTCGGCACCGGCCCGATCCGCAACATGTACAACCCCTCGCTGGTCAACGGCAACCCGAACTGCTACTCCAGCTCGATCCCGAGCGGTGAGGTGCACGCGGTCGCCGGCCCCGGTAACCACTGGGACTACCTCGTCGCCATGGGCTCCAACCCGGCCGGTGGCCCGGTCAGCCCGACCTGCAACAGCACCACGATCACGGGTATCGGCGTCCAGAAGTGGATCACCGTCCTGTACAACGCGATGCTGATGAAGACCTCGTCGGCCTCGTACCTCAAGTACCGCACCTGGACGCTGCAGGCCGCCAAGAACCTCTACGGCGCGACCGGCTGCACCGAGTTCAACACGGTCAAGGCCGCGTGGGACGCGGTCAGCGTTCCGGCCCAGGCCGGCGACCCGACCTGCACCGGCGGCGGCACCCCGACGCCGACCCCGACCAAGACCACCAGCCCGAGCCCGTCGGCCAGCCCCACGGCCAGCCCGACCTCGACCCCCGGCACCTGCTCCGGCCAGAAGCTCGGCAACCCCGGCTTCGAGACCGGCACCGCCACCCCGTGGACCGCCACCTCCGGCGTCCTCGACAGCGGCACCACCCAGCCCGCGCACGGCGGTAGCTGGAAGGCGTGGATGAACGGCTACGGCTCCAGCCACACCGACACGCTCTCGCAGTCTGTGGCCATCCCCGCCGGATGCCACGCGACCCTGAGCTTCTACCTGCACATCGACACCGCCGAGACGGGCTCCACGGTCTACGACAAGCTGACCGTGACCGCCGGCTCCACCACCCTGGCGACGTACTCCAACGTCAACGCCGCCGCCGGTTACGTCCTGCGGACCTTCGACGTCTCGTCGCTGGCCGGCACGACCGCCACCATCAAGTTCAACGGTGTTGAGGACTCGTCCCTGCAGACCTCGTTCGTCATCGACGACACCGCGCTCACCCTGAGCTAG
- a CDS encoding TIGR03943 family putative permease subunit: protein MVRQATRSVILLLVGGAILKTTVSGNYVRYVKEGMWPLLYLAGGAMVAIAVLGIAGLFRKTARQGHDHEGHDHDGHGHEHGGRFDAAWLLMVPMLAVLLLAPPALGGFSANRTGSALGTAPANADYPPLPAGDPVRLSVLDYASRSVFDGGRTLTDRTVKLSGFVVAGPDNRVYLARLRITCCAADARPIKVGLTGALPDGLAPDSWIEVVGTYDPRTDVDEVSAEKIPYITVTKATPIAAPKKAYE from the coding sequence GTGGTGAGACAGGCCACCCGGTCGGTGATCTTGCTGCTGGTCGGCGGCGCGATCCTCAAGACCACGGTCAGCGGGAATTACGTCCGCTACGTCAAGGAGGGCATGTGGCCGCTGCTGTACCTGGCCGGCGGGGCGATGGTCGCCATCGCCGTCCTCGGGATCGCCGGCCTGTTCCGCAAGACCGCCCGCCAGGGCCATGACCACGAGGGCCATGACCACGACGGGCACGGGCACGAGCACGGCGGGCGGTTTGACGCCGCGTGGCTGCTCATGGTCCCGATGCTCGCCGTGCTGCTGCTCGCCCCGCCCGCCCTCGGCGGATTCTCCGCCAACCGGACCGGCTCCGCCCTGGGCACCGCCCCCGCCAACGCCGACTACCCGCCACTACCCGCCGGCGACCCGGTCCGCCTATCCGTCCTGGACTACGCCAGCCGCTCCGTGTTCGACGGAGGCCGCACCCTCACCGACCGGACCGTGAAACTCTCCGGGTTCGTCGTCGCAGGCCCCGACAACCGGGTATACCTGGCCCGGCTGCGCATCACCTGCTGCGCCGCCGACGCCCGGCCGATCAAAGTCGGCCTCACCGGCGCGCTGCCAGACGGCCTGGCCCCGGACAGCTGGATCGAGGTCGTCGGCACGTATGACCCCCGCACCGACGTCGACGAGGTCAGCGCCGAGAAGATTCCCTACATCACCGTCACGAAGGCGACCCCGATCGCCGCTCCCAAGAAAGCCTACGAGTGA
- a CDS encoding permease: MQTQTVGRATGAPPASTRRWSVRSVEVLAVLLVLAALGRGLLSDAMGTPRLQSWSTVFISIVIQAMPFVALGTLLSAAIAVFVPPAFFTRALPKNKMLAVPAAGIAGGILPGCECASVPVAGALVRRGVTPGAALAFLLSAPAINPVVMVSTYVAFPGQPSMVFARFGASLGAAVLMGWLWLRVGRDDWLRQPKHHDHAGEGKVMAFVAAARHDMTQAGGYLAIGAFAAATLNVTVPPSWLRAVADNPVLAVLALAVLAVVLSICSEADAFVAASLTQFSLTARLVFLVVGPMVDLKLFAMQVGAFGRRFALRFAPTTFVIAVLVAVGTGALLW, from the coding sequence GTGCAGACACAAACCGTCGGGCGGGCCACCGGCGCCCCACCCGCGTCAACCCGACGCTGGTCGGTGCGTTCCGTGGAGGTCCTCGCCGTTCTCCTCGTGCTAGCGGCGCTGGGCAGGGGCCTTCTCTCTGATGCGATGGGTACGCCGCGGTTGCAGAGTTGGTCGACGGTGTTCATCTCGATCGTGATTCAGGCGATGCCGTTCGTCGCCCTCGGCACCCTGCTGTCGGCGGCGATTGCGGTGTTCGTGCCGCCGGCGTTTTTCACGAGGGCTTTGCCGAAGAACAAGATGTTGGCCGTGCCGGCCGCTGGTATCGCCGGGGGCATCCTGCCCGGCTGCGAGTGCGCCTCGGTGCCGGTCGCTGGCGCGCTCGTCCGCCGCGGCGTCACCCCGGGGGCGGCGTTGGCGTTCCTGTTGTCCGCGCCGGCGATCAATCCGGTGGTGATGGTGTCGACGTATGTCGCCTTCCCTGGTCAACCGTCCATGGTGTTCGCCCGGTTCGGCGCGAGCCTGGGGGCGGCGGTGTTGATGGGCTGGTTGTGGCTGCGGGTCGGCCGCGATGACTGGCTGCGCCAGCCGAAACACCACGACCACGCCGGCGAGGGCAAGGTGATGGCGTTCGTGGCGGCGGCGCGGCACGACATGACCCAGGCTGGCGGGTACCTGGCGATCGGCGCGTTCGCCGCGGCGACGCTGAACGTGACCGTGCCGCCGTCGTGGCTGCGGGCTGTCGCGGACAATCCGGTGCTGGCTGTGCTCGCGCTGGCCGTCCTGGCTGTGGTGTTGTCGATCTGTTCGGAGGCTGACGCGTTCGTGGCGGCGTCGTTGACCCAGTTCTCGCTCACGGCGCGGTTGGTGTTCCTGGTCGTGGGCCCGATGGTCGATCTGAAACTGTTCGCCATGCAGGTCGGGGCGTTCGGCCGGCGGTTCGCGCTGCGGTTCGCACCCACCACCTTCGTCATCGCCGTACTCGTCGCCGTCGGAACAGGAGCGCTGCTGTGGTGA
- a CDS encoding GNAT family N-acetyltransferase, with amino-acid sequence MTYTIRAAGEGDLDGARHVMLDTFYRDLGHGYVPRWHADVVDPRTAYLAPARHALFVAILDGEVVATTGVRAEGPRCPPHPAWLVERYPSGSTAQLFRVYVRPEHRRHGLARALVGEACAFVARAGGYSAIYLHTDTRVPGAEAFWRSQAKQVHADRDASPVVHFEIPIRESPA; translated from the coding sequence ATGACCTACACGATCAGGGCGGCGGGCGAGGGCGACCTCGACGGCGCGCGCCACGTCATGCTCGACACGTTCTACCGCGACCTCGGCCACGGCTACGTGCCCCGCTGGCATGCCGACGTCGTGGATCCCCGCACCGCCTACCTGGCACCGGCCCGCCACGCGTTGTTCGTCGCGATCCTCGACGGGGAGGTGGTCGCCACGACCGGGGTGCGCGCCGAGGGCCCCCGGTGCCCGCCGCACCCGGCGTGGCTGGTCGAGCGCTACCCGTCCGGATCCACCGCCCAACTCTTCCGGGTGTACGTCCGCCCCGAACACCGCCGCCACGGCCTCGCCCGGGCCCTCGTCGGCGAGGCGTGCGCCTTCGTCGCCCGGGCCGGCGGCTACAGCGCCATCTACCTGCACACCGACACCCGGGTACCCGGAGCGGAGGCCTTCTGGCGCTCCCAGGCCAAGCAGGTACACGCCGACCGGGACGCGTCACCGGTCGTGCACTTTGAGATTCCGATCCGGGAGTCCCCGGCCTGA
- a CDS encoding ABC transporter ATP-binding protein, with protein MIELTDLVARVDGTTIVDRMTVRVRAGGVLALIGESGSGKTTTGLALLGETRPGVTLAGRVVVDGHDMLAEKARGLVGYVPQHPASALNPARRVGGVLAELARARPSTAVRGRRAGAREAVAAALTAAQLPSDRDTMRRFPHQFSGGQQQRLALAGALVGGPRVLVLDEPTTGLDPVTRRAVLDELAGLAAAGLTLVLLTHDLGAVRVLAEQIVVLRRGRVVEQGPVATLAAPVHAYTRELLAAEPQWRIPAPVPPAAALLRVAGLSARYGRRPALAPLDLSVPAGGRLGVVGASGSGKTTLGRCLAGLHEPATGTVSVRGEVLPARLDRRDLAQRRRVQYVFQDPHASFDQRRPVLDQVARTAIRLRGLATGPAHAEADALLTRLGVAPATAGRRPGGLSGGELQRAAIARALLAEPDVLVCDEVTSALDPLTQRALMDLLAGLATTLVLISHDLPLVAEMSDHLAVLADGQLVEHGPTAALLTDPRHPLTRAQLDALADQEVR; from the coding sequence ATGATCGAACTCACCGACCTGGTGGCCCGCGTCGATGGAACAACCATCGTGGACCGTATGACCGTGCGGGTCCGGGCCGGCGGGGTGCTCGCCCTCATCGGAGAGTCCGGCAGCGGCAAAACGACCACCGGCCTCGCCCTCCTCGGCGAGACCCGCCCCGGCGTGACCCTGGCGGGCCGGGTCGTCGTCGACGGCCACGACATGCTCGCCGAGAAGGCCCGTGGCCTGGTCGGCTACGTGCCCCAACACCCGGCCTCAGCGCTCAACCCGGCCCGTCGCGTCGGCGGGGTCCTCGCCGAACTCGCGAGGGCGCGCCCGTCCACCGCGGTGCGGGGCCGGCGTGCCGGTGCCCGCGAGGCCGTGGCCGCCGCCCTCACCGCGGCCCAACTGCCCTCCGACCGTGACACGATGCGCCGATTCCCGCACCAGTTCTCCGGCGGCCAGCAGCAACGGCTCGCCCTCGCCGGGGCACTCGTCGGCGGGCCCCGGGTTCTCGTCCTCGACGAACCCACCACCGGCCTGGACCCGGTCACCCGCCGCGCCGTCCTCGACGAACTCGCCGGACTCGCCGCCGCCGGGCTCACGCTCGTGCTCCTCACCCACGACCTCGGCGCGGTCCGCGTACTCGCCGAACAGATCGTGGTCCTGCGCCGGGGCCGGGTCGTCGAACAGGGGCCGGTCGCGACGTTGGCGGCACCGGTACACGCCTACACCCGGGAACTTCTCGCCGCAGAGCCCCAATGGCGCATCCCCGCGCCGGTGCCGCCCGCCGCGGCGCTCCTGCGGGTCGCGGGCCTGTCGGCCAGGTACGGCCGCCGCCCGGCCCTCGCCCCATTGGACCTGTCGGTGCCGGCCGGCGGACGCCTCGGCGTCGTCGGCGCGTCCGGCAGCGGCAAGACGACCCTCGGCCGGTGCCTGGCTGGCCTGCACGAACCGGCCACCGGCACGGTGAGCGTGCGCGGCGAGGTACTGCCCGCCCGACTCGACCGGCGCGACCTGGCCCAGCGCCGCCGGGTGCAGTACGTGTTCCAGGACCCGCACGCCTCCTTCGACCAGCGCCGCCCCGTCCTGGACCAGGTCGCACGGACCGCGATCCGGCTGCGCGGCCTCGCGACCGGCCCGGCGCACGCGGAGGCCGACGCGCTCCTGACCCGGCTGGGAGTCGCCCCCGCAACCGCCGGCAGGCGACCGGGTGGCCTGTCCGGCGGCGAACTGCAACGCGCCGCCATCGCCCGGGCCCTCCTCGCCGAGCCCGATGTGCTGGTCTGCGACGAGGTCACCTCCGCGCTGGACCCGCTCACCCAACGCGCCCTGATGGACCTGCTCGCCGGCTTGGCCACCACGCTCGTGCTGATCAGCCACGACCTGCCGCTCGTCGCAGAGATGTCTGACCATCTGGCCGTCCTCGCCGACGGACAGCTCGTCGAGCACGGCCCCACCGCGGCCCTGCTCACCGACCCGCGACACCCGCTCACCCGGGCGCAACTCGACGCGCTCGCCGACCAGGAGGTGCGATGA
- a CDS encoding ABC transporter permease subunit: MRGRTVVAGALVAVPVAVAVAGPAFAPLTTTRRDIAYWSGPGHLLGTDFLGRDVLGLVLRGGTSVLLLAAAATLVAYAAGALLGLAAAGTRRRWLDELAMRPLDVLLAVPALLVLLLVASLTDRGVGMVVAVVAVVNTPAIARLVRAAALDAIRRPAAEAMVLQGEPRWRVYTVFVAREIARPLAADAGTRLTTAVYLVGAANFLGVGLPPGSADWAVLVDRNRAGLLLQPWAVLAPALLIVALTVGVNLLADDLTRRRR, encoded by the coding sequence ATGAGGGGCCGGACCGTGGTCGCGGGGGCGCTCGTCGCGGTGCCGGTCGCCGTCGCCGTCGCCGGCCCCGCGTTCGCGCCGTTGACCACCACCAGGCGCGACATCGCCTACTGGTCGGGCCCCGGTCACCTGCTGGGGACCGATTTCCTCGGCCGCGACGTCCTCGGCCTGGTTCTGCGCGGCGGCACCTCCGTCCTGCTGCTCGCCGCGGCCGCCACCCTCGTCGCCTACGCCGCCGGGGCACTTCTCGGACTCGCCGCCGCCGGCACCCGGCGTCGCTGGCTCGACGAGCTGGCGATGCGGCCCCTGGACGTGCTGCTGGCGGTGCCCGCGCTGCTCGTGCTGTTGCTCGTCGCCTCGCTCACCGACCGCGGCGTCGGCATGGTCGTCGCCGTCGTCGCCGTCGTCAACACCCCGGCCATCGCCCGCCTCGTGCGGGCCGCGGCCCTCGACGCGATCCGCCGGCCGGCCGCCGAGGCGATGGTGCTGCAGGGCGAGCCCCGCTGGCGGGTGTACACCGTCTTCGTCGCCCGCGAGATCGCCCGCCCCCTCGCCGCCGACGCCGGCACCCGGCTGACCACCGCCGTGTACCTCGTCGGCGCCGCTAACTTCCTCGGCGTCGGACTGCCACCCGGCTCGGCCGATTGGGCCGTACTCGTCGACCGCAACCGCGCCGGCCTGCTCCTTCAGCCGTGGGCGGTCCTCGCCCCGGCGCTGCTGATCGTGGCCCTCACCGTCGGCGTGAACCTGCTCGCCGACGACCTCACCCGGAGACGACGATGA
- a CDS encoding ABC transporter permease gives MLRYTIGRLGVGLAQLFVVATGVFVLTAALPGDAAVVAAGDLPDPARIAVIRHSLGLDRPAWDRYVDWLTDLVTGDLGTSLVTGRPVGDVLGAAVGPTALLAGVTLAVLLPLSLLLGVLAALREGGRVDRAISAATVALHAVPEYALAVLLVAVFALWLGVLPATAVGGSLAQTPVLLVLPVTVLFARSAASLVRLIRAGMVDALASEYVAHVRRHGLSPWRVVLRHALPNALVPAVQQLARTVDWLFGGIVVVEAVFAVPGLAAAIVEAVSGRDIPVVQAATVLVGAVVICVNLAADLTAYRLTPRAQVTR, from the coding sequence GTGCTGCGCTACACCATCGGCCGGCTGGGCGTCGGCCTCGCCCAGCTGTTCGTCGTCGCCACCGGCGTCTTCGTCCTCACCGCGGCCCTACCCGGCGACGCGGCCGTGGTCGCTGCGGGCGATCTGCCCGACCCGGCCAGGATCGCCGTGATCCGGCACTCCCTGGGCCTGGACCGGCCGGCGTGGGACCGTTACGTCGACTGGCTGACGGATCTGGTGACCGGTGACCTGGGTACGTCCCTGGTCACCGGCCGCCCGGTCGGCGACGTGCTCGGCGCGGCTGTCGGGCCCACGGCTCTGCTGGCAGGGGTCACCCTCGCGGTGCTGCTCCCGCTGTCGCTGCTGCTCGGCGTGCTCGCCGCGCTGCGCGAGGGAGGCAGGGTCGACCGGGCGATCAGCGCCGCGACCGTTGCCCTGCACGCCGTCCCCGAATACGCCCTCGCCGTGCTCCTCGTCGCCGTGTTCGCCCTGTGGCTCGGGGTGCTGCCCGCCACCGCCGTCGGCGGTTCCCTGGCACAGACGCCCGTTCTGCTGGTTCTGCCGGTGACGGTCCTGTTCGCCCGGTCGGCGGCCTCCCTGGTCCGGCTGATCCGGGCCGGGATGGTCGACGCCCTGGCGTCGGAGTACGTCGCACACGTCCGACGGCACGGGCTGTCCCCGTGGCGGGTGGTGTTGCGACACGCGCTGCCCAACGCCCTCGTCCCCGCCGTGCAGCAACTCGCCCGCACCGTCGACTGGCTGTTCGGCGGCATCGTGGTCGTGGAGGCCGTGTTCGCCGTGCCCGGGCTGGCCGCCGCGATCGTCGAAGCGGTGTCCGGGCGCGACATCCCGGTCGTGCAGGCCGCGACCGTACTGGTCGGGGCCGTGGTGATCTGCGTGAACCTGGCAGCCGACCTGACCGCCTACCGCCTGACGCCCCGGGCGCAGGTGACCAGGTGA
- a CDS encoding ABC transporter substrate-binding protein, producing MFVPTRRGLLLGGAALTGGVLLGGCSTPAGTPKGAPSPKKGGRVRAAFQTAGAKETLDPHAASLFVDGARSKALFDKLADLGPDMSPVPRLAEKFEPNADATKWRVTLRKATFHDGRPVTADDVLASYARILAAPATRRAAVQLDAIDLKASSAVSAQVIEFVLKRPQSEFPLATTAFGSWIVPKDLTDFTRPVGSGPFRFASFAAGGTLVVDRFDGYWDSPAHLDRVEFVPANEETARINALVGGQVEYAHDLSAASARTYATDKRIAVHRAPGSAMHAFAMKLDRAPFDKPEVRAAFRLMVDREELVRTVLGGMGSIGNDLFGKGYQYYADLPQRTRDLDKAKALLKQAGADGLKVPLQTAPAGAGLVEAATLFAEQAKAAGVTLDVAVGNKDTFFKDTLSGGAISSYRSGSMPIDTHLASRLLTTSPQNVTKWGSPEFDALYRTMQSTVDPAARTAAYKDMQVQLHERCGLLVWGFADWIVGTSAGLNGVADAPPNTLDWARFDKVWLA from the coding sequence ATGTTCGTTCCCACTCGCCGCGGCCTCCTGCTCGGTGGCGCCGCCCTGACCGGCGGCGTCCTCCTCGGCGGCTGCTCCACCCCCGCCGGGACCCCCAAGGGGGCCCCGTCGCCGAAGAAGGGCGGCCGGGTGCGCGCCGCGTTTCAGACCGCCGGGGCCAAGGAGACCCTCGATCCGCACGCTGCGAGCCTGTTCGTGGACGGCGCGCGCAGCAAGGCCCTGTTCGACAAGCTCGCCGACCTGGGACCGGACATGTCGCCGGTGCCGCGCCTGGCGGAGAAGTTCGAGCCGAACGCCGATGCCACGAAGTGGCGGGTCACGCTGCGCAAGGCCACTTTCCACGACGGGAGGCCCGTCACCGCCGACGACGTGCTGGCCAGCTACGCCCGGATCCTGGCGGCGCCCGCCACGAGGCGTGCCGCCGTGCAGCTCGACGCGATCGACCTCAAAGCCAGCAGCGCGGTCAGCGCGCAGGTCATCGAGTTCGTCCTCAAGCGGCCCCAGTCGGAGTTCCCCCTCGCGACGACCGCGTTTGGGTCGTGGATCGTGCCGAAGGACCTGACCGACTTCACCAGACCCGTAGGTTCCGGACCCTTCCGGTTCGCCTCGTTCGCGGCGGGCGGCACGCTGGTCGTCGACCGCTTCGACGGGTACTGGGACTCACCCGCCCACCTCGACCGGGTCGAGTTCGTGCCCGCCAACGAGGAGACCGCGCGGATCAACGCGCTCGTCGGCGGCCAGGTGGAGTACGCGCACGACCTCAGCGCCGCCAGCGCCCGCACCTACGCCACCGACAAGCGCATCGCCGTGCACCGCGCGCCGGGCTCGGCCATGCACGCGTTCGCCATGAAACTCGACCGGGCACCGTTCGACAAGCCGGAGGTGCGCGCGGCGTTCCGCCTCATGGTTGACCGCGAGGAGCTGGTCCGCACCGTGCTGGGCGGCATGGGCTCGATAGGCAACGACCTGTTCGGCAAGGGCTACCAGTACTACGCCGACCTGCCCCAGCGCACCCGTGATCTCGACAAGGCGAAAGCTCTCCTCAAGCAGGCAGGGGCCGACGGGCTCAAGGTGCCGTTGCAGACGGCGCCGGCCGGGGCCGGGCTCGTGGAGGCCGCGACCCTGTTCGCCGAGCAGGCCAAGGCCGCCGGGGTGACCCTGGATGTGGCCGTGGGCAACAAGGACACCTTCTTCAAGGACACCCTCAGCGGCGGTGCGATCTCCTCCTACCGGTCGGGTTCCATGCCGATCGACACCCACCTGGCGTCCCGACTGCTCACCACCTCCCCGCAGAACGTGACCAAGTGGGGTTCGCCAGAGTTCGACGCCCTGTACCGCACGATGCAGTCGACAGTCGACCCCGCCGCGCGGACCGCCGCCTACAAGGACATGCAGGTCCAGTTGCACGAGAGGTGCGGCCTGCTCGTCTGGGGTTTCGCGGACTGGATCGTCGGCACGTCCGCGGGGCTCAACGGCGTCGCCGACGCCCCGCCGAACACCCTGGACTGGGCCCGCTTCGACAAGGTCTGGCTGGCCTGA